The genomic region CTAGTGGTGTATCGTCTATTTAAAACTTGTGTCTTTGTCATAAGGGGCCGCGATTCTtacaatctctctctttctattattCTCTCGtcgtatgaaaatatatattcataaaaagtaatcataaaaattgtcaCCCCTTTTCCTCCACAGATTAATAagatcaattataaaataatttcaataaaacttccgaattatttttacaatactcacatacacacactcacacacacactatatataatccatttttgtttatttagtGAATTTTTTGCACAACTTGCGCAATTTTTTACTCTACCCCTGATTTtatcttgtataataatttatcctgAGAAGATTTAATCGAGGATAGCGCAGATGTATTTGATGAAGAGTTCTTTGAACTTGTGGCAGTACCTGTGTTTCGTTTGTCTTGCTTGGCCTTCTTCATCATGTCTTTCAGTCTTTTATCCGCgcttataatatgaatatttggTGTCACTTTAGCTCCAGTGTCtacaagaattaattaatagtttagttgaaaaatgaaatttccttttacatttcaaatatGTTATACGTTTGTACTTACTTGAGCTCGGCTTTTTCTGTTCTTTGGATTTGCTTTCTATCACAGTTTTTGGCGAACTTCGGTCTTTCGAAacctaaaatatatcataattacataatagaataatcataattacatAGTAGAATAATTATACTGATATCGcgcaagtaaaatattatcctttatttaacatttctctttcttaaaatttaataagaattcaGTAATCAAAAAgagttattaataatgaattatattcgaaatattaatgaaaataaatttcttcctAGTTAAATGTATATGAAACAAGTGTATATATAGCAGTGTAAAATGTACGCAAACAATTCTcacacaaattataaatacgagTAAATACACACACCTGAGATTTTGAACAATTAGAACAGTACCATACTTGTTTTGGCACATCTATTTGCGAATCCAAAATATGCGGAACATGGCATTCCTGATGATATAAAGAATGACACTCTTGACACTCTACAAGCCTATTTCTCGCTCCAACATCCATCCCTTTACAAATGACACATGTCAGATCATCCTCTAGAATTTCTAGCGCTAGAGTATCGTCTGTCTGCAGGATGTCTGGTGGTGTATCGCGTGCTGGTAGATTAACAGGAGAACTATTTTTGCTGGATTTACTCGAATGCTTAGACGAGCTGGAGCTTTTGCTTTTCTTACTGCTACTGCTACTGTGATCGCTCAATACTGGTTCTTCCATCATGTACtgagaaataaaatggaaaaaaattacaaaaactcCTATAATTTGTATAGGCATCATTAAACGTACTATTACCTTCTTGTGTAGCACATTGGAGAGCATTTTGGATGGTCCATACTTTTGTTTAATCGCCTCATCTAACAGAGCTCGCAATTGTTCAGCAGAATCCTTGTTAGTGGAGTGCAAAAGGCGTAGTCCCTGCGTAAATTGTGGATCTAATTCCAGTTGAGTCATCTTTCAAAAGTATCCTTTTCTGtcaatgcaatatatattaattaatcgctgctctataaacattttacaaataattcataataattcataagaCTGAATAAAGACCTGTAAAGTCAGGTTATATTTCGCAGTAATAGCACATGTGTTTGGcgtattgaaaatttaaatactttattgcGTTAACTTCTTTTTCACATATGAGCgagcaaattataaatacatactcTTCGAgtaaaataagtattattCGAAAAAAGGTAAAATCTACGTTCTCatgttctttctttcttttttttttttttttaaataccttGCATATATTTACCTTTTTTATCAGAAACGAAACTGTGCGATACGTTTGCCTTTTAAATTACCATAAAGTCTGAATTAATACAAGACATGCCGCttaatatctgtatataattatgctaGATGTAATATTGACACTTTATTTGTGACCTTATCGTAGATCACGTCACATGCAACGATTTACTATGAAATATTACTTTACTTTTCCAGGCAATTCTAGGTTATCGCGTGAATCTTGAACGGTAGATTTTATCTTGTAGTAAAGCTAAAGATGAGCTAaacttcaaaataaaatatctaatggaaaatatatctatataatatgctGCACATGACGTTTAAtcgataatgtaattttaaaaaaatatttatcgatgtttgaatataaaaaattgtttaaatcatattaaaagaaaaaaaaatgtatatattttatatttacaaaaattgtattcaaaCTTTCCGTATTCCCAACTGACTGAAAATGATGTGCAGTATACCGTTCTCATCATCGATTTTCTGAaacttgcatattttatatattatcttgaaGCTTGGAAACAGTATTCGCGTCGAAAAAAATTcgactatataaatattaatatttagattaaaagAGGTAAAAATTaagctaattaataaaaagacaaatatgAGAGCAATATCGCATAGATATTTCATCGAGCAGcattgtgtgtatgtatgtatgtatgtatgtgtgtgtatatatatatatatatatatgtgcgtgtgatgtgtaaattttgtatgtgtgtatatatatatatatatatatatatatatatgtgcgtgtgatgtgtaaatttttcatcttaaaatttcttgaaatcATGTTTCTCCGATTTTTCcgaaaataataa from Anoplolepis gracilipes chromosome 6, ASM4749672v1, whole genome shotgun sequence harbors:
- the LOC140667117 gene encoding integrator complex subunit 12, which produces MTQLELDPQFTQGLRLLHSTNKDSAEQLRALLDEAIKQKYGPSKMLSNVLHKKYMMEEPVLSDHSSSSSKKSKSSSSSKHSSKSSKNSSPVNLPARDTPPDILQTDDTLALEILEDDLTCVICKGMDVGARNRLVECQECHSLYHQECHVPHILDSQIDVPKQVWYCSNCSKSQVSKDRSSPKTVIESKSKEQKKPSSNTGAKVTPNIHIISADKRLKDMMKKAKQDKRNTGTATSSKNSSSNTSALSSIKSSQDKLLYKIKSGVE